A segment of the Candida albicans SC5314 chromosome 2, complete sequence genome:
GATTAATCGTCAATAGTGCCAGatatattaaattgatCGTCGATAGGCCAAAGGCAATTCAAAAGTTGGTGCCCCTACAGTTCATACAGCAATGCAAGTCGTCAAAAGCAAAAGTTGGCATGGATAGGGATATGGTGGATGTGATCGACAAGATGTATAGGCAGAGGATAGAGGAACTACTTGAGGATGTGGGCAACGAGTCAGGAGAGTCAGGCATCATCCTCAAACCCATGGACGTGCCAGTACGTATCGAGGGAAGCACCACCTACGTCAACAACATATTCACTACCCACCCTAAATTCATCAACTACACCCATCGCGAGCTATCACAATTAATACTAGCGTATACtgattttgtaaatctATAACATTAATCTAAATAACCCAAAGTGTAAGCACCGTCATAAGCAAGTTAGTGATAAACGATGGTTGGTAACTAACACCACCGCTCTTCTTACTTGTAGTAGTGGCAGATTGGCCAGTAACGGTAGCCAATGTAGTGGCAACATCAGCACCAGCTTGCTTAACCCACGAGTTGACACTAGAAGCTTGAATAGTAGAATCAAACGATGTAGAGTTAGACACCCAAACAACAGCATTGCCACTCAGGTCAAAGGCAACACCACCACTCATAGTGCCAGTCAAATCACGCTCAATATAGGCGGGTGCAGCCATACCAGTTTGAATATCATCAGACCCTTGGTAATCGTGAATGGTGCTGTACATGTGAAGGTACTCAGTCGAGTTCATCACTTCAAAAATGTCAAACTCACCACACCCAGATCTCCAGCACGAACAATTAACATTCATTGAGTACTGTGCGGTTCTTGGAATATGCGCATTCAAAAGCCAAATGGCCGGCATGTTGTAGTTGGAAATATCAGTTGACGTATGTGTCTCATTTGGCATTTGgaattcaaacaaaaacattTTCGTGGTACCGTAAAACCCATGGTAGGCAGGAATGTCGCTTCTGTAGACACCACAATCGTTGTTGTACCCGGACTTGCCACAGCTAATGTTGGAGAAAATCACAAACTCGTCGTTCGAGTTGATCAACGTATTTTTGGCCAAAACAGTCGACGAGTCGGCTTTGGAAATACCATCGGTACCAGCATATGTCAACCCAATACCCAAACACGAAGAGTTCTTACCGGCACTCGTCAAAAACGTGACATTCTCACTGGTTCCACTCGACCCTTCGTAGTAACTCAATCTCTTCCAGTCGCCAGAACTATCATCACCATACTTGAACCCATCTGAAACGTAGGACGcaaatttgttcaatacAAGTGGACCACGGAAATGCACAGAAACTTCTTCGTTCAATGGTGCGTTCGTCCCAGAAAACGATACTGGCGTTTTGTTAACTTCACATGAACACGAATCTTTATAGATATTACTCAACTTTTCAACTTGGTTATAAGTACCAGAAAACCCAAGATTACTAAACTGGATAGCTTCAACTTCTTGGTTGGCAGCAGTAGCCACTGAAACTAATGTAGATACTAacaatgatgaaaataacaTGGTTTGATgtacaagaaaaaaaaaattgccaAATCTCGGCGATGCTGTGCTATATATAGTATAAGGGATATAAAACAAGGCTTGGAAATCTTCCGTTTTTTTTCGCAGAAGCAAAATATTCTCAATTAAAGATCCGAATCTGgccaaaacaataacatGGACAAGTGCCACCACCTGGTATACACTGCCATCTAGTATACTACCCACTACGCTACCATCGTGGTACCTATTGCCCACCCTACCTCTGCCTTTCCGTGTTCAGGTATAGACACACATGTCCTAAACTTTTTCCTGAACCGCCCCTTTTTACACAAAATCTAGAATGTCGCGCTGCGACTTCTATCCAATAAATTTCATcgcctttttttttttttttttttcaacatccTATTCACACCACACCCAAAATGCTCCGCAAGTACTCCACATCATGTCTTCTGGAATCGTTCCGACTAGCCATGGGAAGAGTCTCGTCCCAGGCGATGATCTTGACTTCAGCAACATCCAATCTTAACGAATTGCACGGTATGACCTTGGGTTCGGTGTGTTCATTGTCGGTGTTCCCATCTCCGTTTATACAGTTTAATTTGCATTTACCTTCATACACTTCGAGCGAGTTGCATAAACATAAATACCTTGCATTGCACGTATTGCCGCCAACGAAAAACTCGGTCCATCTAAGTCGAATATTTGCCAAAGGCGTCAAGCTCAACAAGGGGGCAAAGCTAGCACCAACAAAGGAAGAGAAAATCGACGGCCAGGTATTCCACGAAATGACAAAACCATTCACACGTCTCCAAAAGGGAGTTGACTACCTGTTCTACAACATATCTGATGTGCAAATACCAATATTGTCCAACGTCGAAACAACATTGATATGTCAAACACGAAACACCTTCCCTGTCGACAACCACGAAATATGGGTCGCAGACGTCGTCGATATAATACACAACAAGACCCAAAAATCTGGCGGCATACTATACTTTGATAGAGGGTTCCACAAGATCGGCAAATCGTTGTCAGAAGATTAGGTGTATATTACTATGCTACTAATTCATTATACTCACGAGTTAAACTTTCGGTTTCCTGGATAATTTTCGGCAAGATCGTCTCAAACTTTTCGTTAGTGCGTTTCAACCTCTTTGTAAACTTGGCCAGAATCTCATTCTTCTTAATGTTCTTAATGTCCGTTGACAAGTTTCGAAGTTCTTCCTGTTTGGCTGCTTGTTTGACCATCAACTTTTGACTCTTTGCACTGAGCGACGTTAACTCTTGGCTGGCAGTCTTAAGTTCGGCTCGGGCATCTTTCATTCTCGACTCAAAATCGGCATAGATCTTGTTCAATTCAGCAATTTCTTGTAACTGCGCAGACTCTTTGCTTTTCATTGCCTCCTGCAACTTGCCTTCGGTTTTACTCAACTCCAGAATCTCCTTGTTCAATCCCTCAATCTCGTTCTCCAACTGCATCACAGAATGTTTTAACCCCTTGATCTTTCCAAAAATACGATTATCATTGCCCTGACGGTTCTTTgagattttgtttttgagCAACTCAATAGAGTTTCTCATCTCAGtgatctttttgttttcgtCTTTCTTATACTTTTTAAGCTTGGCCTTGAGGGATTCTGTTTTGTTCATTACCGACTCAAGCGAGGTCTGCAACGTGGCCAACGACGAAGTTTCCTTGCTCGACTTGTTAATAACCTGGTTGTCGTCATCAGTAGTGTTTATCACAAGATGGTTCAACACCAGCGACTTGGCCACGATGTCTACCTCATACTGAAACAATGGCGTCAACCCATAAATCACAAGATACTCACCAACAACTTTGAAATACGACCACTTGATATTGTTAAGTCTCACTTCAATATCCTCTCGAATCGACGACAACACATGGAGTACCACTTTCGACGAATCAATCACCATAATCGCCATGGGGACATTGGGTTGTACTTCCTTCGTCAAAAACACTCCACCctcatttttcttcttggtcAGCTCGCCATTAAACAAGTTGGGGTTCTTCAAAATCGCTTTCACTGCTGCAATGATCGACCAAAATGGCTGTACAATAATGGTGTTTTCAATAAGAGTCACGTTGGGAGAAATGGTCGTTGTAGTCAAAGACGTCGACGTGGTAGAACTGGTGAGCGAAGTAGTGGTGCTTGTAGTAGTCGTTTTCATGGCCAAATTCGATAACGACGACGCCCGCATACGGTTCTTCATAACCGATAACTTGCTATTGAAAGGcgaaataatgaaattctCAAAGTTCTTTAATGCCACCGAATAGTTGCTATTGTAATTACCATTAAACTTGGGCAAATTCTTGGTGTAAATATccaacaattgattgttaTCGACATTTACTGATATGTCGTCAGTTGGGATAGAGCTCTGGGCAATTGGCGATTGCCTAAACAACGCTTGGATGATTGTGTGTATGcataaaaacaaatatacCTGCACATTCCAGTGGCTGAAATTAAAGTTGGTGATATGCGCCGAGTATTGCGGGGTGCTAAATAGCTGAAACGATAAGTTGACCCAATTCAATACATACTTGACAtagttgataataataaaacacACAATCGCATTGATCAAGTTGCTGTTGAATATACGGTTCTTATCGTCGTACTGGATCTTTGTGGTAAACTTTTTTGATGATATCGAGTTGATATAGTTTATCGACGACGACCCAATAAACTCACTAGCAACAATCGCCTTGGAAAGAATGACTAGATAATTGAAATaactcttcttctttacaACTTTACCCA
Coding sequences within it:
- a CDS encoding uncharacterized protein (Protein of unknown function; flow model biofilm induced); its protein translation is MRAYNHPILVNPTRWLRGPKKHAAALYQNGYYPSLDNNPFALALARLDANSPSSTLPIGNGIPLTVTQQDNHHVLTPTLNDTIEPSRLIVNSARYIKLIVDRPKAIQKLVPLQFIQQCKSSKAKVGMDRDMVDVIDKMYRQRIEELLEDVGNESGESGIILKPMDVPVRIEGSTTYVNNIFTTHPKFINYTHRELSQLILAYTDFVNL
- the PGA52 gene encoding Pga52p (GPI-anchored cell surface protein of unknown function; Hap43p-repressed gene; fluconazole-induced; possibly an essential gene, disruptants not obtained by UAU1 method) gives rise to the protein MLFSSLLVSTLVSVATAANQEVEAIQFSNLGFSGTYNQVEKLSNIYKDSCSCEVNKTPVSFSGTNAPLNEEVSVHFRGPLVLNKFASYVSDGFKYGDDSSGDWKRLSYYEGSSGTSENVTFLTSAGKNSSCLGIGLTYAGTDGISKADSSTVLAKNTLINSNDEFVIFSNISCGKSGYNNDCGVYRSDIPAYHGFYGTTKMFLFEFQMPNETHTSTDISNYNMPAIWLLNAHIPRTAQYSMNVNCSCWRSGCGEFDIFEVMNSTEYLHMYSTIHDYQGSDDIQTGMAAPAYIERDLTGTMSGGVAFDSSGNAVVWVSNSTSFDSTIQASSVNSWVKQAGADVATTLATVTGQSATTTSKKSGGVSYQPSFITNLLMTVLTLWVI
- a CDS encoding uncharacterized protein (Predicted NADH-dependent flavin oxidoreductase; Hap43-repressed gene), encoding MLRKYSTSCLSESFRLAMGRVSSQAMILTSATSNLNELHGMTLGSVCSLSVFPSPFIQFNLHLPSYTSSELHKHKYLALHVLPPTKNSVHLSRIFAKGVKLNKGAKLAPTKEEKIDGQVFHEMTKPFTRLQKGVDYSFYNISDVQIPILSNVETTLICQTRNTFPVDNHEIWVADVVDIIHNKTQKSGGILYFDRGFHKIGKSLSED
- the EMC9 gene encoding Emc9p (Ortholog of S. cerevisiae Nnf2; possible role in chromosome segregation; mutants are viable, induced during the mating process), which translates into the protein MQQPPSYHHHHYHDANGKGVNQEILEKATAGSRSRSTSDLHHHHHHHHYQSNNANFPSSSSLRDILSLVFIMLSFPQYMSLGLLVVYLMLGSNFMGGKFLINFLLPQSHKLAFTNVKHSLVTFIKMGAIDVFLFYGLGKVVKKKSYFNYLVILSKAIVASEFIGSSSINYINSISSKKFTTKIQYDDKNRIFNSNLINAIVCFIIINYVKYVLNWVNLSFQLFSTPQYSAHITNFNFSHWNVQVYLFLCIHTIIQALFRQSPIAQSSIPTDDISVNVDNNQLLDIYTKNLPKFNGNYNSNYSVALKNFENFIISPFNSKLSVMKNRMRASSLSNLAMKTTTTSTTTSLTSSTTSTSLTTTTISPNVTLIENTIIVQPFWSIIAAVKAILKNPNLFNGESTKKKNEGGVFLTKEVQPNVPMAIMVIDSSKVVLHVLSSIREDIEVRLNNIKWSYFKVVGEYLVIYGLTPLFQYEVDIVAKSSVLNHLVINTTDDDNQVINKSSKETSSLATLQTSLESVMNKTESLKAKLKKYKKDENKKITEMRNSIELLKNKISKNRQGNDNRIFGKIKGLKHSVMQLENEIEGLNKEISELSKTEGKLQEAMKSKESAQLQEIAELNKIYADFESRMKDARAELKTASQELTSLSAKSQKLMVKQAAKQEELRNLSTDIKNIKKNEISAKFTKRLKRTNEKFETILPKIIQETESLTREYNELVA